The Euleptes europaea isolate rEulEur1 chromosome 2, rEulEur1.hap1, whole genome shotgun sequence genome has a segment encoding these proteins:
- the RPF1 gene encoding ribosome production factor 1, which translates to MSESLGKRGKCPKVQHDAAKPEEVLGPEEGQGAPVEQGQVVFPPSFSVSEIKNKQRRHFMFLRWKQQQRKEKLAIKKKRKKEREALGDKAPPKPVPKTIENQRVYDETTVDPNDEEVALDEATDEFAPYFNRQTFPKILITTSDRPRGRTVRFCEQLSECIPNSRVYYRRGLALKKIIPQCISRDFTDLIIINEDRKIPNGLVLSHLPDGPTAHFKMSSVRLRKEIKRKGKAPTEHQPEVILNNFTTRLGHSVGRMFASLFPHNPQFVGRQVATFHNQRDYIFFRFHRYIFKNEKKVAIQELGPRFTLKLRSLQKGTFDSKFGEYEWIHKRREMDTSRRKFHL; encoded by the exons ATGTCGGAGAGCCTCGGGAAAAGGGGAAAGTGTCCGAAGGTGCAACACGATGCAGCGAAACCGGAGGAGGTCCTGGGCCCTGAGGAAGGTCAAGGTGCGCCGGTCGAACAGGGTCAGGTGGTGTTCCCGCCGTCTTTCAGCGTCTCCGAAATCAAGAACAAGCAGCGGCGCCATTTCATGTTTCTGCgctggaagcagcagcagaggaag GAAAAATTAGCCATCAAGAAAAAGCGAAAAAAGGAGCGAGAAGCCCTTGGAGACAAG GCACCACCAAAGCCGGTACCAAAGACTATTGAAAACCAGCGTGTATATGATGAAACCACAGTAGATCCCAATGATGAAGAG GTTGCTTTGGATGAAGCCACAGATGAATTTGCACCGTACTTCAATAGACAGACGTTTCCAAAGATCCTTATTACAACGTCTGACAGGCCCCGAGGG AGAACTGTGAGATTCTGTGAACAGTTATCAGAGTGCATTCCAAATTCACGTGTTTACTATCGAAGAGGACTGgctcttaaaaaaattattccacaGTGTATTTCAAGGGACTTCACAGATCTAATTATTATCAATGAAGATCGAAAAATACCAA ATGGGCTTGTGTTAAGTCATTTGCCTGATGGTCCAACTGCTCATTTTAAAATGAGTAGTGTTCGCCTGCGTAAAGAAATAAAG CGAAAAGGAAAAGCTCCCACAGAACACCAGCCTGAAGTAATTCTGAACAACTTTACAACACGATTAGGACATTCTGTTGGTCGTATGTTTGCTTCCCTCTTTCCTCACAATCCTCAGTTTGTTGGTAGACAGGTGGCAACATTTCACAATCAGAGGGACTATatcttttttagatttcatag ATACATCtttaaaaatgagaaaaaagTGGCAATTCAAGAACTTGGCCCACGTTTTACCCTGAAATTGAGGTCTCTTCAAAAAGGAACATTTGATTCCAAGTTCGGGGAATATGAATGGATTCACAAG CGCCGTGAAATGGACACAAGTCGAAGAAAATTCCACCTATAA